A window of Tautonia plasticadhaerens contains these coding sequences:
- a CDS encoding YfhO family protein → MSRFFGNTTGGNGQGDGEGISSRLDRLFRISGVVGLAGLGVCIVGAAFDVRQVLGSYLMAYLFWLGVPIGSTLLLLINHLASGTWGLVVRRPLEAGASTLALMIPLFLPIAIGIGQLYPWAGAVHGESHAEHVEGDDEGHAEAEGTTGSLGPRYTFALDEVVEGSDGGHASGYNHKEIWFNRAFFFGRAIGYFAVWSVFASFMVRWSTEQDRSEDPWPATRKMGKVAAPGIILVFLTATFALFDWAMSLDPAWYSTLYGAMLIIGMGLMTFAVINIVTTLLADRGALEDLPQPKRLRDLGNLMLAFVMLWAYTSYSQFLIIWSGDLSEEIPWYLDRSAHGWQYVVGFLAIFHFFLPFTVLLFRANKESTSRLRAISALILGAHVVDVFWLLAPSLGYDRPVPHLLDLAAMIGVGGLWLAAYLFVLKSRPLVVRHDPGLIELRAHAHPQPPQARA, encoded by the coding sequence GTGAGCAGGTTCTTCGGGAACACCACCGGCGGGAACGGCCAGGGCGATGGCGAGGGGATCTCCTCCCGACTCGATCGGCTGTTCCGCATCTCGGGCGTCGTCGGCCTCGCCGGGCTGGGCGTCTGCATCGTGGGGGCGGCCTTCGACGTCCGGCAGGTGCTCGGATCGTACCTGATGGCCTACCTCTTCTGGCTCGGGGTGCCGATCGGCAGCACGCTGCTCCTGCTGATCAACCACCTCGCCTCGGGCACCTGGGGCCTGGTCGTCCGACGTCCGCTCGAGGCGGGGGCCTCGACCCTGGCCCTGATGATCCCGCTTTTCCTCCCCATCGCCATCGGCATCGGGCAGCTCTACCCCTGGGCCGGGGCTGTCCACGGCGAGTCTCACGCCGAGCACGTCGAGGGCGACGACGAGGGGCACGCCGAGGCCGAGGGGACGACCGGATCCCTCGGCCCTAGATACACCTTCGCCCTGGACGAGGTCGTCGAGGGCTCCGACGGCGGGCACGCCTCCGGCTATAACCACAAGGAAATCTGGTTCAACCGGGCCTTCTTCTTCGGTCGGGCGATCGGCTACTTCGCCGTCTGGTCCGTCTTCGCCTCCTTCATGGTCCGGTGGTCGACCGAACAGGATCGATCGGAGGATCCCTGGCCCGCCACCCGGAAGATGGGAAAGGTTGCCGCACCCGGGATCATCCTCGTCTTCCTGACCGCCACCTTCGCCCTGTTCGACTGGGCCATGTCGCTCGACCCGGCCTGGTATTCCACGCTCTACGGGGCGATGCTGATCATCGGCATGGGCCTGATGACCTTCGCGGTCATCAATATCGTGACTACCCTGCTGGCCGACCGGGGGGCGCTCGAGGATCTCCCCCAGCCCAAGCGGCTGCGGGACCTCGGCAACCTGATGCTCGCCTTCGTGATGCTGTGGGCCTACACCTCCTACAGCCAGTTCCTGATCATCTGGAGCGGCGACCTGAGCGAGGAAATCCCCTGGTATCTCGACCGTTCGGCCCACGGCTGGCAGTACGTGGTCGGGTTCCTGGCGATCTTCCACTTCTTCCTGCCATTCACCGTGTTGCTGTTCCGGGCGAACAAGGAGAGCACCTCCCGGTTGCGGGCCATCTCGGCCCTGATCCTGGGCGCCCACGTGGTCGACGTGTTCTGGCTGCTCGCCCCGTCACTCGGCTATGATCGCCCGGTGCCTCACCTGCTCGACCTGGCCGCGATGA
- the nrfD gene encoding NrfD/PsrC family molybdoenzyme membrane anchor subunit, translating to MANEKNERESGGTQVAPIIGPGHDFTSVTDKISDVVLTKGFKKQWLIGFAASFGLLQLFLVSVVWLLANGTGIWGLNVPVMWGFAIINFVWWIGIGHAGTLISAILLLLRQDWRTSINRFAEAMTLFAVACAGMYPILHLGRPWVFYWLMPYPNTMALWPQFRSPLVFDVFAVSTYATVSLLFWYIGLIPDLGTLRDKAKHRVAKVLYGIGAMGWRGSARHWSRYQTAYLLLAGLATPLVVSVHTIVSYDFAVGIVPGWHTTIFPPYFVAGAVFAGFAMVLTLAIPMRAVYGMQDFITDRHLDNMAKVMLTTGLIVAYGYLMEDFIAWYGENEYEHFMILRNRPFGPYRVYYWGLIACNIVIPQLLWVRFCRKNVIVLWLISMAINVGMWLERFIIVVTSLSSDFVPAAWEHYTPTVWDWSLYLGTIGVFLSLMFLFVRVLPAISITEMKELVHEVQHREGHGQGRGNEHGNGDSSHA from the coding sequence ATGGCGAACGAGAAGAACGAACGCGAGAGCGGCGGCACCCAGGTCGCGCCGATCATCGGCCCCGGCCACGACTTCACCTCCGTCACGGACAAGATCAGCGATGTTGTCCTGACCAAGGGGTTCAAGAAGCAGTGGTTGATCGGCTTCGCGGCCTCCTTCGGGCTCCTCCAGCTCTTCCTGGTCTCGGTCGTCTGGCTGCTGGCCAACGGCACGGGCATCTGGGGGCTGAACGTGCCCGTGATGTGGGGCTTCGCGATCATCAACTTCGTCTGGTGGATCGGCATCGGCCACGCCGGCACGCTGATCTCGGCGATCTTGCTGCTCCTGAGGCAGGACTGGCGGACCTCGATCAACCGGTTCGCCGAGGCGATGACCCTCTTCGCCGTCGCCTGCGCCGGCATGTATCCGATCCTCCACCTCGGCCGCCCCTGGGTGTTCTACTGGCTGATGCCGTACCCGAACACCATGGCCCTCTGGCCCCAGTTTCGCAGCCCGCTGGTGTTCGACGTCTTCGCGGTGTCGACCTACGCGACCGTCTCGCTGCTGTTCTGGTACATCGGGCTGATCCCCGACCTCGGCACCCTGCGGGATAAGGCGAAGCACCGGGTCGCCAAGGTGCTCTACGGGATCGGCGCGATGGGCTGGCGGGGATCGGCCCGCCACTGGTCGAGGTATCAGACGGCCTACCTGCTGCTCGCCGGTCTGGCGACGCCGCTGGTCGTCTCTGTGCACACGATCGTGTCGTACGACTTCGCCGTCGGCATCGTCCCCGGCTGGCACACGACGATCTTCCCGCCGTATTTCGTCGCCGGGGCGGTCTTCGCCGGATTCGCGATGGTGCTGACCCTGGCGATCCCGATGCGGGCGGTCTACGGGATGCAGGACTTCATCACCGACCGCCACCTCGACAACATGGCCAAGGTCATGCTCACGACCGGCCTGATCGTCGCCTACGGCTACCTGATGGAGGACTTCATCGCCTGGTACGGGGAGAACGAATACGAGCATTTCATGATCCTCCGCAATCGGCCGTTCGGCCCCTACCGCGTGTACTACTGGGGCCTGATCGCCTGCAACATCGTGATCCCGCAATTGCTCTGGGTCCGGTTCTGCAGGAAGAACGTGATCGTGCTCTGGCTGATCTCGATGGCGATCAACGTCGGCATGTGGCTCGAGCGGTTCATCATCGTCGTCACGAGCCTCAGCAGCGACTTCGTGCCGGCCGCCTGGGAGCACTACACGCCCACCGTCTGGGACTGGTCGCTCTACCTGGGGACGATCGGCGTCTTCCTCAGCCTGATGTTCCTCTTCGTCCGGGTCCTGCCCGCCATCTCGATCACCGAGATGAAGGAACTCGTCCACGAGGTGCAGCACCGGGAAGGTCACGGGCAGGGACGGGGCAACGAGCACGGCAACGGCGACTCTTCGCACGCCTGA
- a CDS encoding c-type cytochrome yields MIRSIRPLAVASFAGRMAVALLLGGSTLLGLGGCRNEMYDQPRYDTFEPSVFFEDGISARPLVAGTVPRGWARQDEHLEYGREGGLLVDSFPFEVDEAVLARGRVRYESFCVPCHGGLGNGDGMIVQRGLPKPPSFHEQRLREVPVGHFFDVITRGYGAMYSYAHRIKPRDRWAVVAYVKALQLSQYAQVDGLPEADRQRLEQPQEAAQ; encoded by the coding sequence GTGATTCGATCGATCCGACCCCTCGCGGTCGCCTCCTTCGCCGGGCGAATGGCCGTCGCGCTGCTGCTGGGCGGGTCGACGCTGCTCGGCCTCGGCGGCTGCCGGAACGAGATGTACGACCAGCCCCGCTACGACACCTTCGAGCCCAGCGTCTTCTTCGAGGACGGCATTTCCGCGAGGCCGCTGGTGGCGGGGACCGTCCCCCGGGGCTGGGCCCGGCAGGACGAACACCTCGAATACGGCCGGGAAGGCGGCCTGCTCGTCGACAGCTTCCCCTTCGAGGTGGACGAGGCGGTCCTCGCCCGGGGGCGAGTCCGATATGAGTCCTTCTGCGTCCCCTGCCACGGTGGGCTGGGGAACGGCGACGGCATGATCGTCCAGCGCGGGTTGCCCAAGCCGCCGAGCTTCCACGAGCAGCGGCTCCGGGAGGTGCCCGTCGGCCATTTCTTCGACGTGATCACCCGGGGTTATGGCGCGATGTATTCCTATGCTCATCGCATCAAGCCCCGCGACCGATGGGCCGTGGTCGCCTACGTCAAGGCCCTACAACTGAGCCAGTACGCCCAGGTCGACGGCCTCCCCGAGGCGGATCGGCAGCGGCTCGAGCAGCCCCAGGAGGCGGCCCAGTGA
- a CDS encoding DUF3341 domain-containing protein — MDITHPELYGYLAGFKTPEELVDAANRAHEAGFRRMEAHSPMPVEGLAEAIGFRKNRIPAIVFLGGLLGGLGGFGMQYFSAVIDYPLNVGGKPLNSWPAFIPVTFECTVLAAALSAVVGMILLNGLPLPYHPVFNAPEFARASSDRFFLFIRWDDEAFDEVETRTFLEGLNPETLSEVRP, encoded by the coding sequence ATGGATATCACCCACCCGGAACTCTACGGCTACCTCGCCGGGTTCAAGACGCCGGAAGAACTGGTCGACGCGGCCAACCGGGCGCACGAGGCCGGGTTCCGGCGGATGGAGGCCCATTCGCCCATGCCGGTCGAGGGACTGGCCGAGGCGATCGGTTTCCGCAAGAACCGGATCCCGGCGATCGTCTTCCTCGGGGGCCTGCTCGGCGGGCTCGGCGGCTTCGGGATGCAGTACTTCTCGGCGGTGATCGACTACCCGCTGAACGTCGGCGGCAAGCCGCTCAATAGCTGGCCGGCCTTCATCCCGGTGACGTTCGAGTGCACCGTGCTCGCCGCCGCCCTGTCGGCCGTGGTCGGCATGATCCTGCTCAACGGCCTGCCCCTGCCGTACCACCCCGTCTTCAACGCACCGGAGTTCGCCCGGGCGTCCAGCGACCGTTTCTTCCTCTTCATCCGCTGGGACGACGAGGCGTTCGACGAGGTCGAGACGCGCACCTTCCTGGAAGGGCTCAACCCAGAGACGTTGTCGGAGGTGAGGCCGTGA